The DNA region TCGTTGCGGCTTTCGCGGCGGCGGTCTGGGGCAACTCCCTCATGATGGCGGCGGAAGGCCTGCGTGGCGCGCTACTGGTCATGCTGGAGATGGTGCTGCTCGTTCTATTGCGCCGCATTCATCGCGGGCGAGTTCATGACTTCGATTACGGTGCGGGTAAGCTGGAGCAGTTCGCCAATCTAAGCATTGGCGCCGTGATGGGACTCGGTGGAGTTTGGGTCGGTATTACGGCCGCGTATCGTTGGTGGCATCCGCCCGAGCAAGCCGCGTTGGGGCTTGGGTTCGCGGCCTTGGTCGGCGCCGTGAACGTGGTGCAAAATGGGGCCGCACTGATGGCGCTCTGGCGCGCCGGTCGCGACGGCACGTCGCTGATCATGATCGGTCAGGTCCGCACGCGTCTCGCCAAGCTCATTTCATCGACGATCGTGTTTGTTGCGCTCTGCATCAACGCCGCCCTCGGCGATGGCCAATGGGGACTTCTTGCCGACGTGCTGGGATCGGCCTTTGTTGCCCTCGTCATGATTCAGCTTGCCGTGTCGATGGCACGTCAGGCTCTGCCGTCGCTGCTCGACCGGACGCTGGACGAGGCGCAGCAGAGGTCGATCAATCGCGCGCTGGCGCGCCACTTCGAGGCCTATGACGATCTGCTAGGCGTAAGCTCCCGCCTGTCGGGCAACACCGCCATGATCGAGGTGAAGCTTGGGTTCGAGCGGATGCGCTCGATCGGCGAGATACAGTGTGTGGTGGACCGTGTGGCCAAGGACATTGGTGAACTGATACCCGGCGCGCTAGTCTCTGTTATCCCCGTCGCAAGTGGCAAGGCGGCAGGCGGATTATGACGGCCGGTCGGCAGAACAGGCGGCCTGCCGAACGGGACAAGCGCCGAAATCGTATAAAAATGCTAAAATGATCATGATATGCTTTTGCATGCCGCGAAAGCGATATGCATGGTTCGCGGCTTTTTGCTTCTAAACGGCCGGGTCAGTGGGATTTCCCCGGTTCAGGACGTTCAAAAGGTTAGACCGGTGGATCGTCAGCAAAGTCACTCAGTCTCCACGCCACTCGGTCGCATCCTGGAGGGGCTGCCTTTTGGAGCATTGATCGTCGATCACGATCTATCGGTGAAGGCGTCGAATGCCGCGGCCGCGCGCCTGTTGGAGGTCGACGCCGCCGAGCTCGCGCCGGGGAAGTCCGTCGCTTCCCTGGTCGGCAGCCTGGTTGCCCGCGGCGACTACGGCGCGGGCGAAGCCGCGACGGCGAGCGCGCACATCCTCACCCAGCTCGCGACCGCCGACAGCAAATTCACGCAGAGGACGCCGTCCGGCCTCGTCCTGGGCATATCATGCCGCGCTATCGACGGCGAGCGGATGATCACGATCGAGGATCTCACGCACGAGGATGCCGAGCGCGAGGCGCTCAGGCGGTCGGCGCAACAGATGCGGGCGTTGCTCGATTCGAGCCCGGTGGCTGTCGCCATCGTCGGTTCGGGCGGCCAGTTGCTCTATACCAATCATCGGCACGACGAGCTTTATGGCGTGACGGCGGACCAGATGCCGAAGAACGTCCGCGAGCTCTATGTCGATCCGGCGCAGCGCGACCGGCTGCTCGAAATCTTCCGCCGCGACGGCCAATTGCTCAATGCCGAGGTGCACAACCGTCGTCCCGACGGCGGCACCTTCTGGTCGCTCCTGTCGTGGAAACGAACGGAGTATGACGGCCAGCCGGTGCTGATTTCCTGGATCAACGACATCACCGAGCGCAAACAGGCGGAGGCGGCCGTGCAGGAGGCGCGCCGCGTCGCCGAGCAGGCGAACCGCACCAAGTCCGACTTTCTGGCGAATATGAGCCATGAGCTGCGCACGCCGCTGAACGCCATCATCGGCTACAGCGAGATGCTCATGGAGGATGCCGCCGACCGCGGCGACGAAGCCAGCGTCGGCGATTTGCAGAAGATCAAGGGCGCCGGCAAGCACCTTCTCGGCATCATCAACGACATCCTCGACCTGTCGAAGATCGAAGCGGGGCGGATGGATGTCTACCTCGAGCAGGTTTTCCTGCCCAGGCTGATCGAGGAAGTCCGCACCATCGTCGAGCCGCTCATGAGCAAGAACGGCAACACGCTCGTCATCGACTGTCCGGCGGATATCGGCTCGCTGCGCACCGATCTGACCAAATTGAAGCAGAGCCTCATCAACCTGCTCAGCAATGCCGCGAAATTCACCAAGCAGGGCGAGGTGCGGTTGTCGCTCGCGCGGGTCGCCGACGAGGGCCGGCCGGCGAGCATCCGCTTCGCCGTGTCCGACAGCGGCATCGGCATGACGGAAGAGCAGATGGGCCGGCTGTTTCAGGCCTTTACCCAGGCCGACTCCTCGACGACCCGCCACTTTGGCGGCACCGGGCTCGGTCTCACCATCACCAAGCATTTCTGCACGATGCTGGGCGGGGCGGTCGACGTCGCCAGTAAGCCAGGCGAGGGATCGACCTTCACGATCACGCTGCCGGACCAGGTGCTGCATGCGCCGGCCGCGCCGAGCGCGCCGATCCGCAAGGCGGCGAAAGATGGGGCCGATGGCGCGATAACGGTTCTGGTCGTCGATGACGATCCGGACGTGCGCGACCTGTTGTCGGCAATCCTCACCAAGGAAGGATATAGGGTCCTGTTCGCGCAGGATGGAGTCGAGGCGCTTGACATGATGCGTCACTCGCCGCCCGATATCGTCACACTCGACGTGATGATGCCGAAGATGGACGGCTGGTCGCTCCTCGGCATCATGAAGTCCGAACCGGCGCTCCATGACATCCCGGTCATCATGGTGACGATCGTCGATGACCGCAATCTCGGCTATTCGCTGGGAGCCTCGGAGTTCATGACCAAGCCGATCGACCGCGGACGCCTGATCGCGGTGATCGGTCAGTTCTCCCGCGCCGACGGCGATCACGTCGTCCTGGTGGTCGACGATGACCCTGAAGTGCGCTCGATTGTGCGCCGTACCGTGGAGAGCGCGGGCCTGGACGTGGCGGAGGCGGTGCATGGTCGCGCGGCGCTTGACTGGCTGCGCCACAACCCGGCGCCGGCGCTCATTTTGCTCGACCTGATGATGTCTGAGGTCGACGGCTTCGAGTTTCTCGACGAGATGCGCCGGAACGACGATTGGGCCGACATCCCCGTCGTCGTCCTCACGGCCAAGTCGCTCACCGAAGACGAGCGCATCTTCCTGGCCGAACGCACGATGTTGATACTCAGCAAGAGCGCGCAGCCGATAGGGACGTTGGGCCGTGCGCTGGCCGCCATTGCCGAGCGTGGTTCGAGCGGGAGCGCCAAGCCGGCGCCGGCGTGAGAGCCGGGGCGCGGTCCTCGCCCTGCGCGGTCAGCCTGCCGCGCGCAACAGCGCGTTGATCTTTTCCAGGAGCCGCGGCAGTTCGACCGGCTTTGTATCGAACTCGTCGCAGCCGGCGGCCAGAGCCTTTTCCTTGTCGGTCACCATCGCATGCGCGGTGAGGGCGATGACCGGAATGCGGGCGGTTTCGGGATTGGCCTTGACGAGCTTCGTCGCTTCCCAGCCGTCGAGCACCGGCAGGCTCATGTCCATGAGGATCAGGTCCGGCTTGGCCGACCTGGCCAGGTCGACGCCCTCTTGCCCGTTGACGGCGATGATCACCTCAAATCCATTGCGGTTGAGGCGGCGCGACAGCATATCGCGGTTCATCTCGTTATCTTCGACCAGTAGAATTTTCGGCATTTCCAGTCCTGTCAACTCGCCGCGGCCTGTGCGCCTTGCCTGCGGCCAACAATTCGCGCCAGCGCCTGCCCCAAGGCGCCGATCGGCTGCGCACTCTTGCTGAGAACCAAGAGGGTGTTCTCGGCCAGGAAGGCCCGCTCGCTTTCCGTGAGGTCTTTCGCCGTCAAAACAACGATCGGCAGACCCGCGAGATGCGGCATATCCCGCACTTTCTGCAGGAACGCGAAGCCGTCCATCGTGGGCATGATGAGATCGAGCAGCACGAGCGACGGGCGACCGTTTTTGTTCAGCCAATCGAGAGCCGTCACACCGTCGATAGCCTCCGCCGCCTTCATGCCGACGCCTTCGATGGTCGATTTCAGCAGGCCGCGGACATCCGCGTTGTCGTCCACGACGAGAACCGAGTTCTGCCTGTCGGTCGGTACGAACTTGCGTAGGAGCGCGATCAGCCGGTTTCGGTCGATCGGCTTGGTCATGTATTCCGATGCGCCGAGCGAGAATCCGAGGTTCTTGTCGTCGACGATCGTGAGCATGATGACCGGGATATGGGCGAGCTGCGGATCCGACTTCATGATGCCGAGCACGGACCAGCCGTCGATCTTGGGCATCATCACATCCAGCGTGACGATGTCCGGCGGCGTCGTTCGCATCAGTTCGAGTGCCTCCATGCCGTTCCTGGCGTGCATGAGGCGATAGCCCCTCTTGTCGAGCGTCGATGCAAGGACGTCGTGCACGACGGCGTCGTCGTCGACGACGAGGACGGTCATCGCGTCGGCGGGTAACTCGCCGTCCGCCTCAGCCCAGTCGTCATCGGCACTGTCCGCGCTACCGGCTTCAGCGTTCTGGATGGGGAGTTCGATCGTGAAGACCGAACCTTCGTTGGGCGTGCTTCTCACATCGATCGATCCCCCGAGCATCGCGCAAAAATGCTTGGTGATCGTCAGTCCCAATCCCGTGCCGCCGAAATTTCTCGTGGTCGAGGAGTCGGCCTGCGTGAAAGCCTGAAACAGCCGCGACATTTGGTCCGGCGTCATGCCGATGCCGCTGTCGGCGATCTCGAAACGGATGCGCGGCCGCTCGTCGCCCTCGAGACGCGATAGGCGGAGCGTCACGGTGCCTTGTTTGGTGAACTTGGCGGCATTGCTGAGGAGGTTGATGAGACTTTGCTTGAGCTTGGTCTGATCGGTTCGTAGGGCGCCGATGTCGCCTGGGCACTCGACGACGAATTGGTTGCCGTTTTTCTTCATCATCGGATCGACGATCGTCTTCACTTCGTCGATCAGGCGCGTGAGGAATACCGGCTCCAGATAAACGTCCATCCGCCCGGCCTCGATCTTCGACAGGTCGAGGATGTCGTTGATGAGCCCGAGCAGATGCTTGCCGGCGCCCTGAATCTTCTCGAGGTCGGCGATGCTCGGAGTGTCCCCGCGATCGATGGCATCTTCCAGCAGGATTTCGCTGTACCCGATGATCGCGTTGAGCGGTGTCCTCAGCTCGTGGCTCATATTGGCGAGGAACGAGGACTTGATGCGGCTGGCGGACTCTGCCGCGTCCTTCGCGTTTCGGAGCTGCAATTCGGACTTCTTGCGCTCCGTGATGTCCGTGTAGATGGCGATGAAACCGCCGCCCGGCACCGGATCGCGACGCACCTCCAGCACCGTGCCGTCTGGGCGAACACGTTCAAAGGAGTGCGATTGATCGAGCAGGGCGAGACGCTTGGCAAGCTCGGTTTCAATGTCGGCGTCGCCGAATTCGCCGCGCTCGCCCAGATAGCGGATGTAGTCGGAAAAAGTGCGGTCGGTGCCGAGAAATTCGGCAGGCATCTCTAGGTATTGCCGGAAGCGGTCGTTCCAGGTGACCAGTCTGTGGTCTGCGTCGTACATGGCCACGCCCTGGGCCATGTTCTCAAGCGTTGCCCTCAGCAAATCGCTTTCGCGCCCGACACTTCCTTTGGTCATCTCCTGCATCGAGCGGCCCTCAAGCCGGCAAGCGCCGCGTCCCTGTCACGGACTTAAAGCGGCAATCCCATCCGAGCGGGCGGGATGAATGTTGATCATCGCGGTGAAGCCGCTGATGTCGAGGACTTCGCGGACCGAGTTCTGAACGCCGCAAAGTGCGAAGGAGCCATCCGCCGCTTTGACCTTCTTCAAGAGAATCAGCACGGCGCGCAGGCCGGCGCTGGTCACGAAATCCACTCCGGTGAAGTCGATTAAAATCTTCGGCTTCTGATTTGTCATCAGACCGCTAATGCGGTCTGCAAAAATCGAGCTGGATGCCCCGTCAAGCCGACCTCTCGCGGTCACGACAAAGGCGTCGCCGACGCGCTCTTCCTCTAATTCCATAGGCAGCCCCTCCAATACGCGGCTCACGAACGGGCGATCGCAAAGGTGGTCAAGTTCTGCCCGTTCTGATGAGAATACTCAAGTGTGCTGGTCAGTTTCCGGATTAGATAGAGGCCCAGCCCGCCGATCGGACGCTCTTCGAGGGGCGCCTCGATGGCGGGATCCGGCGCAAGCCGGAGATCGAACGGCGGTCCGGTGTCTATAATCTCGCCGGTGACTTGAGCCGGCTCGACCATCAACCGGATCTTCGCTGGCTTATCGCGGCAGTTGCCGTGAGTCCCGAGATTCGTGACGATCTCCTCGACGACGAGCGCCACATGGTGCGCGGCGCGCGAGTCGACCTGCTGTTCTTCCAGATACGCGAGCACCTTTTCGGTCAAGGCGGATATGGCCTCGGACGTGGCGAGCACCTCGATCTCGAGCGGTGCCATGGTCTCAAGGTCCTAAAGAGAGAAGGATGGCGGCGGTGTCGTCGGATGCCGGCCGGCCGGCCTCGAATTGGCGAACATTGACCAGGAGGCGCTGCAGCGGCGCCGGGTCGGAGGGCTCGAGCGATGTCACGAAGGTGGCGACCCGTTCGTCGCCATAGAGGGCGCCGTCAGGATCGTTTGCCTCGGTGAACCCGTCCGTGACGACGAGCAGCCGATCGCCCGGCGTGAGCGACACTGCATCTGGCTTGTATCTCGCGCTTTCGTCGAGACCGAGCGGTGGACCGCTCAGCAGATCCAATCGCGTCAGCGCGCCATTGGCATTGCGGTGATAGGGAGGGATATGCCCGGCGCGCACGTATGTGAGACGTCCGCTTGTAACGTGGAGAGTGGCGAGCAGGAAGGTAACAAACATGCAGCCGGAGTTGCCTTCGGCTAGTGCCGCATTCAGCAGACCGACGGCGCGCTCGGGCGCGCTGAAGAGCTCCGCGGCGTCCGGACGGCTGGCAAGCGCGCGGGTCATGGCATGCGTCCGGGCCATCATCAGCGCGGCACCGGCGCCCTTGTCGGACACGTCCCCGAGCGCCAGCACGACGAGATCCGGCCCGATCGGGAAATGATCGACCAGGTCGCCGCCGACCTCTTTTGCCGGCTCGAGCACCACATCGATTGTGAGCGCGCGGCCGGACATCGTTCCGGCAAAGCGCGGCGGCACGAGCGACAATTGCAGCGTCCGTGCTTCATTGAGCTCGGATTGTTTGCGCCGCAACTCTTCGCGGGTGAGGTCGCGCATCTGCTTCTTCTCGAGCGTCGCGAGAACGCGGGCCCGCAGCAGAATGGGATTGAACGGCTTGAAGATGAAGTCGTCGGCGCCAAGCTCGATACACCGCACCACCGGCTCGATCTCGTTCAGCGCCGAGATCACGATCACCGGCAGATCGTTGATGCGTCCGTCCTTCTTGAGCGCTTCGAGCACGCCAAATCCGTCGAGCTCCGGCATCATGATGTCGAGCAGGACAAGGTCGTAGGCCTTCGCCGCGATGGCGGCGAGCGCCTCGATGCCGTTCTCCGCCTGATCGATCGCGCTGAAACCGAGCCGTTGCAGCCGACGCATCAGCAAGTCCCGGTTCTCGGGGACGTCGTCGACGACAAGGATCCGAGCCTTGTTGATCATGACGCTACCACGAGTGGTTGACGCTCCGCGGTATGTTCGGGGGAGAACAAGAGCGCGGTGCGCCGCGCCAGCCAGACAATACGCTCGAACAGCATGGTGGCCGCGAACAGCGCTTCCTGTGCCTTGGCCGGCATATCCGGGTCCTCGCGTAGGACGCGCTGCCGGATCCGCTCCATCAGTTCGTCGCGATAGGTCAGCAGAGCAAGCGTCATTTCCCGTTCCGACTGGTCGTCAGTGTCTGCCGCGTCCGCCAACGCCATCAAGAGGGTATGCAGGGCCTCGGTCATCTGATCGGCGACGCGTCCGCTCGGCGGCGATTGACGCGCAAGTTTGCAAGTTTGGACGAACTCGTCCAGGCTCTCGTACAAGGCGTTCAGGTTGGCGGTGCGGTGCTGCAGGCGTACCGCCTTCTCGCGGTCGATCCGGTCGAGGCTCGATTCGAGAATTGATCCGAGAAACCTGGCCATCGCGGCCGTGATGGTAGCGGATGCCGTGCGCAGGGTCGCAGGTGGAATTGGCACGCCCTCGGT from Pseudolabrys taiwanensis includes:
- a CDS encoding cation diffusion facilitator family transporter encodes the protein MLFAGLSDVAIIVAAFAAAVWGNSLMMAAEGLRGALLVMLEMVLLVLLRRIHRGRVHDFDYGAGKLEQFANLSIGAVMGLGGVWVGITAAYRWWHPPEQAALGLGFAALVGAVNVVQNGAALMALWRAGRDGTSLIMIGQVRTRLAKLISSTIVFVALCINAALGDGQWGLLADVLGSAFVALVMIQLAVSMARQALPSLLDRTLDEAQQRSINRALARHFEAYDDLLGVSSRLSGNTAMIEVKLGFERMRSIGEIQCVVDRVAKDIGELIPGALVSVIPVASGKAAGGL
- a CDS encoding response regulator — encoded protein: MLLHAAKAICMVRGFLLLNGRVSGISPVQDVQKVRPVDRQQSHSVSTPLGRILEGLPFGALIVDHDLSVKASNAAAARLLEVDAAELAPGKSVASLVGSLVARGDYGAGEAATASAHILTQLATADSKFTQRTPSGLVLGISCRAIDGERMITIEDLTHEDAEREALRRSAQQMRALLDSSPVAVAIVGSGGQLLYTNHRHDELYGVTADQMPKNVRELYVDPAQRDRLLEIFRRDGQLLNAEVHNRRPDGGTFWSLLSWKRTEYDGQPVLISWINDITERKQAEAAVQEARRVAEQANRTKSDFLANMSHELRTPLNAIIGYSEMLMEDAADRGDEASVGDLQKIKGAGKHLLGIINDILDLSKIEAGRMDVYLEQVFLPRLIEEVRTIVEPLMSKNGNTLVIDCPADIGSLRTDLTKLKQSLINLLSNAAKFTKQGEVRLSLARVADEGRPASIRFAVSDSGIGMTEEQMGRLFQAFTQADSSTTRHFGGTGLGLTITKHFCTMLGGAVDVASKPGEGSTFTITLPDQVLHAPAAPSAPIRKAAKDGADGAITVLVVDDDPDVRDLLSAILTKEGYRVLFAQDGVEALDMMRHSPPDIVTLDVMMPKMDGWSLLGIMKSEPALHDIPVIMVTIVDDRNLGYSLGASEFMTKPIDRGRLIAVIGQFSRADGDHVVLVVDDDPEVRSIVRRTVESAGLDVAEAVHGRAALDWLRHNPAPALILLDLMMSEVDGFEFLDEMRRNDDWADIPVVVLTAKSLTEDERIFLAERTMLILSKSAQPIGTLGRALAAIAERGSSGSAKPAPA
- a CDS encoding response regulator, whose translation is MPKILLVEDNEMNRDMLSRRLNRNGFEVIIAVNGQEGVDLARSAKPDLILMDMSLPVLDGWEATKLVKANPETARIPVIALTAHAMVTDKEKALAAGCDEFDTKPVELPRLLEKINALLRAAG
- a CDS encoding response regulator gives rise to the protein MTKGSVGRESDLLRATLENMAQGVAMYDADHRLVTWNDRFRQYLEMPAEFLGTDRTFSDYIRYLGERGEFGDADIETELAKRLALLDQSHSFERVRPDGTVLEVRRDPVPGGGFIAIYTDITERKKSELQLRNAKDAAESASRIKSSFLANMSHELRTPLNAIIGYSEILLEDAIDRGDTPSIADLEKIQGAGKHLLGLINDILDLSKIEAGRMDVYLEPVFLTRLIDEVKTIVDPMMKKNGNQFVVECPGDIGALRTDQTKLKQSLINLLSNAAKFTKQGTVTLRLSRLEGDERPRIRFEIADSGIGMTPDQMSRLFQAFTQADSSTTRNFGGTGLGLTITKHFCAMLGGSIDVRSTPNEGSVFTIELPIQNAEAGSADSADDDWAEADGELPADAMTVLVVDDDAVVHDVLASTLDKRGYRLMHARNGMEALELMRTTPPDIVTLDVMMPKIDGWSVLGIMKSDPQLAHIPVIMLTIVDDKNLGFSLGASEYMTKPIDRNRLIALLRKFVPTDRQNSVLVVDDNADVRGLLKSTIEGVGMKAAEAIDGVTALDWLNKNGRPSLVLLDLIMPTMDGFAFLQKVRDMPHLAGLPIVVLTAKDLTESERAFLAENTLLVLSKSAQPIGALGQALARIVGRRQGAQAAAS
- a CDS encoding STAS domain-containing protein, with protein sequence MELEEERVGDAFVVTARGRLDGASSSIFADRISGLMTNQKPKILIDFTGVDFVTSAGLRAVLILLKKVKAADGSFALCGVQNSVREVLDISGFTAMINIHPARSDGIAALSP
- a CDS encoding ATP-binding protein, with amino-acid sequence MAPLEIEVLATSEAISALTEKVLAYLEEQQVDSRAAHHVALVVEEIVTNLGTHGNCRDKPAKIRLMVEPAQVTGEIIDTGPPFDLRLAPDPAIEAPLEERPIGGLGLYLIRKLTSTLEYSHQNGQNLTTFAIARS
- a CDS encoding PP2C family protein-serine/threonine phosphatase; this translates as MINKARILVVDDVPENRDLLMRRLQRLGFSAIDQAENGIEALAAIAAKAYDLVLLDIMMPELDGFGVLEALKKDGRINDLPVIVISALNEIEPVVRCIELGADDFIFKPFNPILLRARVLATLEKKQMRDLTREELRRKQSELNEARTLQLSLVPPRFAGTMSGRALTIDVVLEPAKEVGGDLVDHFPIGPDLVVLALGDVSDKGAGAALMMARTHAMTRALASRPDAAELFSAPERAVGLLNAALAEGNSGCMFVTFLLATLHVTSGRLTYVRAGHIPPYHRNANGALTRLDLLSGPPLGLDESARYKPDAVSLTPGDRLLVVTDGFTEANDPDGALYGDERVATFVTSLEPSDPAPLQRLLVNVRQFEAGRPASDDTAAILLSLGP